attctcctaatgatgtgatcccattaatcaaatgataactcatgtttatggttaggaaacttaaccatttttgattaacgagctagtaaagtagaggcatactagtgacactatgtttgtctatgtattcacacatgtattatgtttccgattaatacaattctagcatgaataataaacatttatcatgaaataaggaaataaataataactttatcattgcctcttgggcatatttccttcaccctgcGCTGCATCCACTCCACAAATTTCCCTCCATATGTGTAATATGTTTGATGTTTTATGAAAATTTTACGGTGCGACGAGCGCTCCGGCCGAACAGATCCTGTAAACACGTCCCTTGTTATACGCATTTTATGGGACGCGTGGTTGCAGAATCTgctagagatgccctaactatctacTACAGAACTACATACTGATATGCAAGCCCTTGTTCCGTTGGAATTCAGAACAACAACATGCTTCTGAGAAACTAAAACATGCTACGGTTAATTCCCCTGTTCTGACCCTGCCTGATTTCCCTAGGCCATGGACTCGAGTAGCCTAGCGCGAAAGCTGAGGTCGCTGTGCATCGCGGGGGAGCTCTCTCGTGCCGTGAGCCTCCTCCACCGGAGCGCCGTGTTCGCCGTCTCGAGCGCCTACGCTCTTCTGCTGCAAGAGTGCGTGAACCGGAGGGACGCGAGGCTCGGCAAGAGGATCCACGCGCGCATGGTCTCCACCGGCTTCAGATGCAGCGACTACATGGCCACCAAGCTGCTGATATTTTATTCCAAGATCGGGGAGCTCGGCGTCGCCCGGAACCTGTTCGACGGAATGCCGCGCAGGGACGTCGTGGCGTGGAACGCGATGATATCCGGGTGCACGCGCGGGCGGGAGGAGGCGCAGGCGGTGGACATGTTCGGCCTGGTGCGGGCTGAGGGGCTGAGGCCGGACCAGTTCACGTTCGCGTCGGTGCTCTGCGCGTGCGCCAGGATGGCCGCGCTGGACCACGGCCGGCGCGTGCACGGCGTCATGGTCAagtccgccgtcgccgccgtcaacGTGTTCGCCAACAGCGCGCTCGTCGACATGTACCTCAAGTGCAGCAGCGCCGAGGACGCGCGCCGGGCGTTCGCGGCCGCGCCGGAGCGGAACGTCACCATGTGGACCGCGCTCATCTCCGGGCACGGCCAGCACGGCCACGTGCGCGAGGCGCTGGCGCTCTTCGGCGAGATGACGCGCGACGGGTTCCGGCCGAACGACGTGACGTTCCTCGCTGTGCTCTCGGCCTGCGCGCACGGCGGGCTCGTCGATGAGGGTCTGATGCACTTCTCGTCCATGCCGTCGGACTACGGGCTCACCCCGAAGGGCGCGCACTACGCGGCGGTGGTCGACATGCTCGCCAGGGTCGGCAGGCTCCGCGAAGCCTACGAGCTTGTCAAGAACCTGCCGGACTGCCAGGAGCACTCGGTGGTCTGGGGCGCGCTGCTGGGCGCCTGCAGGAAGCACGGCGACGTGGGGCTGGTCGAGCTTGCCGCGCAGCGCTTCTTTCGGCTGCAGCCGGGGAATGCCGGCAAGTACGTCGTCCTCGCGAACACGTACGCTGCCTGCGACATGTGGGACAGCGTGGCCGGTATGCACGAGTCCATGAAGTCGCTGGGCATTCGGAAGGACCCTGCTTGGAGCGCCGTCGAAGTCCAGGGGAAGAAGCACGTCTTCCTCGCCAGAGACACATACCACGACGAGAGTTGGGAGATATATGAAGCCTGCAATGCCTTGGCCCGCTCGATCAACGAGCACTCCTTGCGAGTGTGAGCTATGGTGGAAAGGATCGGCAAT
This portion of the Triticum dicoccoides isolate Atlit2015 ecotype Zavitan chromosome 7A, WEW_v2.0, whole genome shotgun sequence genome encodes:
- the LOC119327565 gene encoding pentatricopeptide repeat-containing protein At4g16470-like, whose protein sequence is MDSSSLARKLRSLCIAGELSRAVSLLHRSAVFAVSSAYALLLQECVNRRDARLGKRIHARMVSTGFRCSDYMATKLLIFYSKIGELGVARNLFDGMPRRDVVAWNAMISGCTRGREEAQAVDMFGLVRAEGLRPDQFTFASVLCACARMAALDHGRRVHGVMVKSAVAAVNVFANSALVDMYLKCSSAEDARRAFAAAPERNVTMWTALISGHGQHGHVREALALFGEMTRDGFRPNDVTFLAVLSACAHGGLVDEGLMHFSSMPSDYGLTPKGAHYAAVVDMLARVGRLREAYELVKNLPDCQEHSVVWGALLGACRKHGDVGLVELAAQRFFRLQPGNAGKYVVLANTYAACDMWDSVAGMHESMKSLGIRKDPAWSAVEVQGKKHVFLARDTYHDESWEIYEACNALARSINEHSLRV